The following coding sequences are from one Flexibacter flexilis DSM 6793 window:
- the porT gene encoding type IX secretion/gliding motility protein PorT/SprT produces the protein MRKFWRNSCILLAACLLTVAAQAQNKSEEKQKRKHKSYGAGRKGNNLPNYDLKPLHYGFFVAINNTSLNVKHSPYFIDQLNNTKLPDDSVMLGIEPRKFMGFTTGFILNVRLHDQFDFRLLPTVSFYQRQIDFRFRDGHEAAHLNQSTYSYMEFPLLVKYKSVRRGNTRMYIIGGIKPAFEIGVKREELDPTAFMRTTSSDFSLEYGFGFDLYYPMFKFSPEIRFSHGMQDIKEQDSNMYSRSVNKLTTHAVTFYLNFE, from the coding sequence GTGCGTAAATTTTGGAGAAATTCGTGTATTTTGTTAGCCGCTTGCTTGCTAACAGTGGCCGCACAAGCTCAAAACAAATCGGAGGAGAAGCAAAAAAGAAAACACAAAAGCTATGGCGCAGGCCGTAAAGGCAACAATTTGCCCAATTATGACTTAAAGCCGCTGCATTACGGCTTTTTTGTGGCTATCAATAACACTTCGCTTAATGTAAAACACTCGCCTTATTTCATTGACCAACTCAACAACACCAAATTGCCAGACGATTCGGTGATGTTGGGCATCGAACCCCGCAAATTCATGGGTTTTACGACGGGCTTTATTCTGAACGTGCGTTTGCACGACCAATTTGACTTCCGTTTGCTGCCGACGGTTTCATTTTACCAACGCCAAATCGATTTTAGATTCAGAGACGGCCACGAAGCGGCACACCTGAACCAGTCCACGTATAGTTACATGGAATTTCCGTTGTTGGTCAAATACAAATCCGTGCGTCGCGGCAACACGCGTATGTACATCATCGGCGGCATCAAACCAGCCTTTGAGATTGGCGTAAAACGCGAAGAGCTTGACCCAACGGCCTTTATGCGTACTACTTCTTCGGATTTTTCGCTGGAATATGGCTTCGGATTTGATTTGTACTATCCGATGTTTAAATTTTCGCCCGAAATTCGTTTCTCGCATGGCATGCAAGACATCAAGGAGCAAGACAGCAATATGTATTCACGCAGCGTGAACAAACTCACGACGCATGCGGTAACCTTCTACCTCAATTTTGAATAA
- a CDS encoding nucleoside-diphosphate kinase: MATNRTFTMVKPDAFGDGNTGAITQMIEAAGFKIVAMKLTRLSAEAAGKFYKVHNERPFYKDLCAYMSSGPIVAMILEKDNAVSDFRKLIGATNPANAEEGTIRKRFAKSIEANAVHGSDSDENAEIEGSFFFSGLERVS, translated from the coding sequence ATGGCAACCAACAGAACATTCACCATGGTAAAGCCCGACGCTTTCGGCGACGGTAACACAGGCGCGATTACTCAAATGATTGAAGCGGCTGGCTTCAAAATCGTAGCTATGAAATTAACTCGTCTTTCTGCTGAGGCGGCTGGCAAATTCTACAAAGTACACAATGAGCGTCCTTTCTACAAAGATTTGTGTGCTTATATGTCGTCTGGCCCAATCGTGGCGATGATTCTTGAAAAAGACAACGCAGTGTCAGATTTCCGCAAACTTATCGGTGCTACCAACCCTGCAAACGCTGAAGAAGGAACTATCCGTAAACGTTTCGCGAAATCTATCGAAGCCAACGCCGTACACGGTTCTGACTCAGACGAAAATGCCGAAATCGAAGGTAGCTTCTTTTTCTCAGGCTTGGAGCGCGTAAGCTAA
- a CDS encoding LacI family DNA-binding transcriptional regulator, giving the protein MKDPITIKDIARELNISPSTVSRALKNNPQISKATIEQVQALAERLDYRPNTIAQSLRQSRTFTIGVIVPEIAHHFFADAISGIEDIAYKAGYNVIVCQSNESYEREVVNTKTLLSSKVDGILVSVSKQTSQTEHFNVLKRREVPLVFFDRVCEEIEASKVIFDDYEAAFATVEHLIEMGYKRIAHIGGPAPLLLSQLRHSGYVAALKKHGLPVVEEWTIQQGFNIEDGKEAALQLLADPANRPDAIFGVNDLVAIGAMLEIKKAGLHIPNEIGVAGFCDEPIAEVIEPALTSFVQPSFEIGRTAARLLINQIESPDNFEPKTELISDHLKVRASTLRNR; this is encoded by the coding sequence ATGAAAGATCCCATCACTATTAAAGATATAGCTCGCGAACTAAACATTTCACCTTCTACCGTTTCGCGTGCACTGAAGAATAATCCGCAAATAAGTAAAGCAACCATTGAACAAGTGCAGGCCTTAGCCGAACGCCTCGACTACCGCCCGAACACCATAGCCCAGAGCCTGCGCCAAAGCCGCACGTTTACCATTGGTGTCATTGTACCAGAAATTGCACATCACTTTTTTGCTGATGCCATTAGCGGGATAGAAGACATTGCCTACAAAGCGGGCTATAACGTAATTGTATGCCAGTCCAACGAAAGCTACGAACGCGAAGTAGTCAATACCAAAACACTTCTTTCCAGCAAAGTAGATGGCATTTTGGTTTCAGTATCAAAGCAAACTTCTCAAACAGAACACTTTAACGTACTAAAACGTCGCGAAGTACCTTTGGTCTTTTTTGACCGCGTTTGCGAAGAAATTGAGGCCAGCAAAGTAATTTTTGACGATTACGAAGCAGCTTTTGCCACTGTCGAGCATCTTATCGAAATGGGCTATAAACGCATTGCCCACATCGGAGGCCCAGCCCCACTCCTTTTGAGTCAGTTGCGCCATTCGGGTTATGTGGCCGCGCTCAAAAAACATGGTTTGCCTGTGGTAGAAGAATGGACCATACAACAAGGTTTTAACATCGAAGATGGTAAAGAAGCGGCTCTGCAATTATTGGCCGACCCAGCCAACCGCCCAGACGCTATTTTTGGTGTCAATGACTTGGTTGCCATTGGTGCCATGCTCGAAATCAAGAAAGCGGGCTTGCATATTCCAAACGAAATAGGCGTGGCGGGCTTCTGCGACGAACCTATCGCAGAAGTAATCGAGCCTGCACTTACCTCTTTCGTACAGCCAAGTTTTGAAATTGGTCGCACGGCTGCACGCTTGCTCATCAATCAAATAGAGTCGCCCGACAATTTCGAACCTAAAACAGAACTAATCAGCGACCATTTGAAAGTACGTGCCTCTACGCTTCGTAATCGCTAA
- a CDS encoding DMT family transporter, translated as MERILWIILAFVAGAFLPIQASMNGKMAKAGGSPVHASMISFAVGVCTLILYILFTSQNVSWKGLKEAPSYAWAGGLLGAFYVTVIVLVFPRIGPGLTFGLVVAGQLLLSLLMEHFQIMGTPFQPISLGRILGMLLIIGGVIVMKRF; from the coding sequence ATGGAAAGAATCCTTTGGATAATATTGGCTTTCGTGGCAGGTGCTTTTTTGCCAATACAGGCCAGCATGAACGGCAAAATGGCCAAAGCTGGCGGCAGTCCCGTTCACGCGTCTATGATTTCGTTTGCGGTGGGCGTTTGTACGCTTATTTTGTACATTTTGTTTACCTCCCAAAATGTTTCGTGGAAAGGATTAAAAGAAGCACCTTCTTACGCTTGGGCGGGCGGTTTGCTGGGCGCGTTTTATGTAACGGTCATCGTTTTGGTTTTTCCGCGCATCGGTCCGGGGCTTACGTTTGGTTTGGTGGTGGCGGGGCAACTGTTGCTTTCCTTGCTCATGGAACATTTTCAAATCATGGGTACGCCATTCCAGCCCATCAGTCTTGGGCGCATACTCGGGATGTTGCTTATCATTGGCGGCGTAATTGTGATGAAACGATTCTAA
- a CDS encoding NAD(P)-dependent alcohol dehydrogenase — protein sequence MAEEKNNASSRRKFIQQTALVGAGAMLASPLQLFSQNNELTMSKNIKSRGYAAKDNSGKLSAWEFERRPVGDNDILIDIKYASICHSDIHQMKGDWGPQQYPQVPGHEIVGVVSAVGKNVTKFKVGDRAGVGCMVDSCMQCDSCKHGEEHYCEKGQTLFTYGNPDKTAPTGITQGGYSNNIVVRDHFAVHIPAHISFQEAAPLLCAGITTYSPLMQANFKVGDKVGVAGVGGLGHLAVKLAVSKGAEVYAFTTSADKVKDILAWGAKEVVVVDNLAKLTPYKAKLDYMISTIPAQFDVAAYASTVKPYGHFTQVGMPVGFQLNLSNIGLAMSRVNFNASLIGGIPETQEVIHYCADNNVLPQIQVIKANEINDAWTKVLNKQARYRYVIDASSF from the coding sequence ATGGCAGAAGAAAAAAACAACGCGTCGTCTCGGCGCAAATTTATTCAACAAACGGCACTGGTTGGCGCAGGTGCGATGCTGGCCAGTCCTCTACAACTTTTTTCACAAAATAACGAATTGACTATGAGCAAAAACATCAAATCAAGAGGCTACGCCGCCAAAGACAATTCGGGCAAACTGAGTGCTTGGGAATTCGAACGCCGTCCCGTAGGCGACAACGACATTTTGATAGACATCAAATACGCCAGCATTTGCCATTCGGACATTCACCAAATGAAAGGCGATTGGGGGCCGCAACAATACCCGCAAGTGCCAGGCCACGAGATTGTGGGCGTGGTGTCGGCAGTCGGAAAAAACGTTACGAAATTCAAGGTAGGCGACCGTGCGGGCGTGGGCTGCATGGTGGATAGCTGTATGCAATGCGACAGTTGCAAGCACGGCGAAGAGCATTATTGCGAAAAAGGCCAAACACTTTTTACCTATGGCAACCCCGACAAAACCGCCCCAACAGGCATTACGCAAGGCGGATATTCCAATAACATTGTGGTAAGAGACCATTTTGCCGTACATATTCCTGCGCATATCAGTTTCCAAGAAGCCGCGCCGTTGCTTTGTGCAGGCATCACGACGTACTCGCCGCTCATGCAAGCCAACTTTAAGGTAGGCGACAAAGTGGGCGTTGCGGGCGTGGGCGGTTTGGGGCATTTGGCCGTAAAACTTGCTGTTTCCAAAGGGGCGGAAGTTTATGCGTTCACGACCTCAGCCGACAAAGTGAAAGATATTTTGGCGTGGGGCGCGAAAGAAGTCGTTGTGGTAGATAATCTTGCCAAATTAACTCCGTACAAAGCCAAGTTGGATTATATGATTTCCACGATTCCCGCGCAATTTGATGTAGCCGCGTATGCTTCTACCGTGAAACCTTACGGGCATTTTACGCAAGTGGGAATGCCCGTAGGCTTCCAGCTTAATCTTAGTAACATTGGTTTGGCGATGTCGCGCGTAAACTTCAACGCCTCCCTGATTGGCGGCATTCCAGAGACGCAAGAAGTGATACACTATTGCGCTGACAACAACGTATTGCCTCAAATTCAGGTGATTAAAGCCAACGAAATAAACGACGCTTGGACAAAAGTATTGAACAAACAAGCGCGTTACAGATATGTGATAGATGCATCTTCATTTTAG
- a CDS encoding DUF2255 family protein, whose translation MITSNLLFSAEELAAIIQADDLKISPFRTDGVSYGTPTWIWAVAVEGQLYVRAYHGKNSRWYQAAIAQKAGRIHAAQMVKNVAFEPVADSSLNDRINEAYKQKYSGSPYLPPMISGRANEATIRIIPIAS comes from the coding sequence ATGATAACCAGCAATTTATTATTTTCAGCAGAAGAATTGGCAGCCATCATCCAAGCCGATGATTTGAAAATATCACCTTTCCGAACCGATGGTGTTTCTTATGGCACACCTACTTGGATTTGGGCCGTAGCCGTCGAAGGTCAGTTGTATGTACGGGCCTATCATGGCAAAAATAGTCGTTGGTATCAGGCCGCCATTGCGCAGAAAGCAGGCCGTATTCATGCAGCCCAAATGGTTAAAAATGTAGCGTTTGAGCCTGTCGCGGATTCGTCTCTCAACGACAGGATAAATGAGGCATACAAACAAAAATATAGTGGTAGCCCGTATTTGCCGCCCATGATCAGTGGCCGCGCCAATGAAGCTACCATTCGCATCATTCCGATAGCATCTTAA
- a CDS encoding cyclophilin-like fold protein: protein MSVFRNDLFRYKARLWYALMFLFGLVACKENNSAAFPSNHLTNNNEMKIKITVGNAVATAVLYDNPTSRDFAARLPLTLHMEDYNKTEKIVVLASPLTSESAASGFDPSAGDLTYYEPWGNIALFYKDFGYSNGLISLGKIVSGLSIFEGKDTITVTFELDK from the coding sequence ATGAGCGTCTTTCGAAATGATTTATTCCGTTACAAAGCAAGACTTTGGTACGCATTAATGTTTTTGTTCGGCCTTGTGGCCTGCAAAGAAAATAACTCTGCGGCCTTTCCCAGCAATCATTTGACCAATAACAATGAAATGAAAATTAAAATCACGGTCGGGAATGCGGTAGCTACTGCCGTTTTGTACGACAATCCCACCAGCAGGGATTTTGCCGCAAGGCTTCCGCTTACCTTACACATGGAAGACTACAACAAAACCGAAAAAATCGTGGTCTTGGCCTCGCCGCTTACCTCTGAAAGTGCGGCTTCTGGTTTTGATCCTTCCGCTGGAGACCTCACGTATTATGAGCCATGGGGAAATATAGCCTTGTTTTATAAAGATTTTGGCTATTCCAACGGCTTGATTTCGTTGGGAAAAATCGTGTCAGGCCTCTCTATTTTTGAAGGCAAAGACACGATAACCGTAACATTTGAATTAGACAAATAA
- a CDS encoding DapH/DapD/GlmU-related protein: protein MSNKSIFERDKLGEMIRLDDAQYPELLQVIKKAMRTIAKLNTLVTDDATQINQVFEELIGQKVDEAFFLIPPFYTDFGENIRIGKNVFVNHACTFMDRGGITLEDNVLIGPKVNLITTNHPLNPADRKATISTPIIIKKGAWIGAGATVLGGVTVGENAVVAAGAVVSKDVPDNVVVAGIPAKIIKTISDERLSK, encoded by the coding sequence ATGAGTAATAAAAGCATTTTTGAAAGGGATAAATTAGGGGAAATGATTCGGCTCGACGACGCTCAATATCCTGAATTGTTGCAGGTAATTAAAAAAGCGATGCGCACAATAGCCAAATTAAACACACTGGTTACTGATGACGCAACTCAAATCAACCAAGTGTTTGAAGAGCTTATTGGCCAAAAAGTAGATGAGGCGTTTTTTCTAATTCCACCATTTTACACTGATTTTGGAGAGAATATTCGTATTGGAAAAAATGTGTTTGTAAATCACGCTTGTACGTTTATGGACAGAGGCGGCATTACGCTGGAAGACAATGTTTTAATTGGGCCAAAAGTGAATTTAATCACCACGAATCATCCATTAAACCCCGCCGACCGTAAAGCCACGATTTCTACGCCAATTATCATCAAAAAAGGGGCATGGATTGGCGCAGGTGCAACTGTATTGGGCGGTGTTACGGTGGGCGAAAATGCCGTGGTGGCAGCTGGTGCTGTGGTATCTAAGGATGTGCCAGACAATGTAGTCGTGGCGGGAATACCCGCTAAAATCATAAAAACCATATCAGATGAGCGTCTTTCGAAATGA
- a CDS encoding helix-turn-helix domain-containing protein encodes MEQQVIRIDSVKDYNSRLGVDTLHPLVSIVDFDKLPEIQSYRLYMGVYAIFLKNVKCGNMIYGNSYYDYEDGTLVFISPGQLYGVDSNGLKAKPSGMALIFHPDLLAGTALNKGIKSYSFFSYEVKEALHMSKKERKMVEDCFKKIAFEMSQNIDKHSKTLIVSNIELLLNYSMRFYDRQFITRSNVNKDILVRFENLLNDYFQSGKSGDLGLPTVTWCAEQLCLSSNYFGDLIKKETGTTALEYIQNKLIDEAKVKIFDSSKSLNDVATELGFKYQQHFTRLFKQKTGSTPNEFRSLNLN; translated from the coding sequence ATGGAACAGCAAGTAATAAGAATTGATAGCGTAAAAGATTATAACAGCCGTTTGGGTGTGGACACGCTGCATCCGCTGGTAAGTATCGTGGATTTTGACAAGCTCCCCGAAATACAGAGTTATCGGTTGTACATGGGCGTATATGCCATTTTTCTGAAAAATGTCAAGTGCGGCAATATGATATACGGCAACAGTTATTACGACTACGAAGACGGCACGTTGGTATTCATTTCGCCAGGGCAATTGTACGGCGTGGATAGCAACGGACTGAAAGCCAAACCGTCGGGTATGGCCTTGATTTTTCACCCAGATTTGTTGGCGGGCACGGCTTTAAACAAGGGCATCAAATCGTATTCGTTTTTTTCGTATGAGGTAAAAGAAGCCCTCCACATGTCCAAAAAGGAAAGAAAAATGGTGGAAGATTGCTTTAAGAAAATCGCCTTTGAAATGAGTCAGAACATTGACAAGCACAGCAAAACGCTGATTGTTTCAAATATTGAATTGCTTTTAAATTACAGTATGCGTTTTTATGACCGCCAATTCATCACGCGCAGCAACGTCAACAAAGATATTTTGGTACGTTTTGAAAATCTCCTGAACGATTATTTTCAGTCGGGCAAATCAGGTGATTTGGGTTTGCCTACGGTGACGTGGTGCGCCGAACAACTTTGCCTGTCGTCCAATTATTTTGGTGACCTTATCAAGAAAGAAACAGGCACGACGGCCTTAGAATATATTCAAAACAAGCTCATCGACGAGGCCAAAGTAAAGATATTCGACTCGTCCAAAAGCCTCAACGATGTGGCCACCGAGTTGGGGTTCAAATATCAGCAACATTTCACGCGGCTATTCAAGCAAAAAACAGGTTCTACGCCCAACGAATTTCGCAGCCTGAATCTGAATTAG
- a CDS encoding dihydroorotase, translating to MSDILILNALMVNEGEVKPADVLVKNGRIEQIGRNLSHLSARKVIDATGLHLLAGCIDDQVHFREPGLTHKATIASEARAAVAGGVTSFMEMPNTQPATLTQELLEQKYQTAAAGSLANYSFFMGASNDNLEEVLKTNTENVCGIKVFMGSSTGNMLVDNAQTLEQLFAASPMLIATHCEDEATIRRHLQHYQDTATEPLTAKFHPIIRDTEACWLSSSLAVDLAKKHGTRLHILHISTAKELTLFDNKLPLSEKKITAEVCVHHLWFSSEDYDTLGNLIKCNPAIKEAFNREALWQALTDDRLDIVATDHAPHTLAEKQQPYLQAPSGLPLVQHSLLMMLEAAQQGRISLPRVVEKMAHAPAQCFQVRERGFIREGYWADLVLVDLNKPYTVGADNIYYQCGWSPLQGHTFSSSVRHTIVSGHLAYSDGAFDMSQTGKRLLFDRA from the coding sequence ATGTCTGACATTCTGATTCTTAATGCTTTGATGGTAAACGAAGGCGAAGTAAAACCCGCCGACGTTTTGGTAAAAAATGGCCGCATTGAACAAATAGGCCGCAATCTTTCGCATTTGTCTGCCCGCAAAGTCATAGACGCGACAGGCTTGCATTTGTTGGCGGGTTGCATCGACGACCAAGTGCATTTTCGGGAACCTGGCCTTACGCACAAAGCCACCATCGCCAGCGAAGCACGCGCGGCAGTAGCTGGCGGCGTTACTTCTTTCATGGAAATGCCCAACACACAGCCCGCAACGCTTACGCAAGAGCTTTTGGAACAAAAATACCAAACGGCGGCGGCGGGTTCTCTGGCCAATTATTCGTTTTTTATGGGGGCTTCCAACGACAATTTGGAGGAAGTTTTGAAAACCAATACCGAAAATGTATGCGGAATTAAAGTGTTTATGGGTTCTTCTACGGGCAATATGCTCGTGGACAATGCCCAGACTTTAGAGCAACTTTTTGCCGCTTCGCCCATGCTCATCGCCACACACTGCGAAGACGAAGCCACTATCCGCAGACATCTACAACATTACCAAGATACAGCCACTGAGCCACTGACCGCCAAATTTCACCCCATTATCCGCGATACAGAAGCCTGTTGGTTGTCTTCGTCGCTGGCCGTGGACTTGGCCAAAAAACACGGCACAAGGTTGCACATTTTGCATATCAGCACGGCCAAAGAATTGACTTTGTTCGACAACAAACTGCCACTTTCGGAAAAGAAAATCACGGCGGAAGTCTGCGTGCATCACTTGTGGTTTTCGTCGGAAGATTACGACACGCTCGGCAACCTGATTAAATGCAATCCTGCTATCAAAGAGGCCTTTAACCGCGAAGCACTTTGGCAAGCATTGACCGACGACCGCCTCGACATCGTGGCCACCGACCACGCGCCACACACACTCGCCGAAAAACAACAACCCTATTTGCAAGCTCCGTCGGGGCTGCCTTTGGTGCAACATTCGTTGCTAATGATGCTCGAAGCCGCCCAACAAGGCCGCATTAGTTTGCCGCGTGTAGTTGAGAAAATGGCACATGCTCCAGCGCAATGTTTTCAGGTGCGCGAACGTGGCTTTATTCGCGAAGGTTATTGGGCAGATTTGGTGTTGGTGGACTTGAACAAACCTTATACCGTTGGCGCAGACAATATTTATTATCAATGTGGTTGGTCGCCGCTGCAAGGTCATACCTTCTCTTCGAGCGTGCGCCACACGATTGTTTCGGGACATTTGGCGTACTCTGATGGCGCATTCGACATGAGCCAAACAGGCAAACGACTTCTTTTTGATAGAGCCTAA
- a CDS encoding Rpn family recombination-promoting nuclease/putative transposase codes for MKAKYLNPFTDFGFKKIFGEEASKPLLIDFLNALLPNTYKIVDLTFKNNEQLGQTDLDRKAIYDIYCENEKGEKFIVELQKAKQNYFKERTVYYSTFPIREQAEKGEWNYNLKAVYCIGILDFTFDDYETEPEKNEVVHTIKLKNQHGKIFYDKLTFIYIEVPNFLKTDSELNTRLDKWLYFIKHLEDFQTMPNIFSDEVFSQAFEKAELAKFGQTELANYENSLKVYRDLKSVIESAFDEGKLEMIRAFKKAGASIDTIIQATGLTKEEIERL; via the coding sequence ATGAAAGCTAAATATTTGAATCCATTTACGGACTTCGGATTTAAAAAAATCTTTGGTGAGGAAGCCAGTAAGCCACTGCTTATTGATTTCTTAAATGCCCTATTGCCTAACACATATAAAATAGTTGATTTAACCTTCAAAAATAACGAACAACTTGGCCAAACAGACCTTGACAGAAAAGCTATTTATGATATTTATTGCGAAAACGAAAAAGGTGAAAAATTTATCGTAGAGCTTCAGAAAGCCAAGCAAAATTATTTTAAAGAAAGAACTGTTTATTATTCAACGTTTCCGATTAGAGAACAAGCCGAAAAAGGAGAATGGAATTATAATTTAAAAGCTGTTTATTGCATTGGTATTTTAGATTTTACTTTTGACGACTACGAAACAGAACCAGAAAAAAATGAAGTGGTTCACACCATCAAACTAAAAAATCAGCACGGCAAAATATTTTATGATAAACTTACTTTTATTTACATTGAAGTTCCCAATTTTCTGAAGACAGACAGCGAACTTAACACACGCTTAGACAAGTGGTTGTATTTTATCAAGCACTTGGAAGATTTCCAGACAATGCCCAATATATTTTCAGATGAAGTGTTTAGTCAGGCATTTGAAAAAGCAGAATTGGCAAAGTTTGGGCAAACAGAGCTGGCAAATTATGAAAATAGCCTGAAGGTTTACAGGGATTTGAAAAGTGTGATTGAGTCTGCTTTTGACGAAGGAAAACTTGAAATGATTAGGGCATTCAAAAAGGCAGGGGCTTCTATTGATACCATTATTCAAGCAACTGGCCTCACGAAAGAAGAAATCGAAAGGCTTTAA
- a CDS encoding reverse transcriptase family protein — protein MPANINYLYNFKNPIRYFIQIDNLQYPRNIENMPIDYLAWSEPFKFRIKKTNDSKRTLKIPNILNFNAAYYKFKNYPHFDNIQESDDKHKRLSADLEIGEFKTGEFERQLALDFNNLSTFDTLLKVDIKEYYGRIYTHKLDFAHSDDERFLSNLNIGATNGLLMGNYLSLYFAEKYLSKISKEIEKNIEEKGINCKFSYFSDDFYFFCNKRDHKDIISLYEKILDNYELERNDLKVEIWTYETFNSYNIIERYWRKIVSYCNEKIKAESSKNKLVFINQIIYRIANIQDDKMKKTFINNFFKNIYFVQLDLSKFMVTDYNNHQLLYLYKLSPEALLYSISKFRQMNKFDYNKFKLFFEIRYEESLKDLYHDEQLYYYFAIKIYGFDDLLQPMKELVIKSENQVLISYYLKENLFSEEDLSFLQSFKDEKFWFQNYHLIIFKNDLRNNLTESITKYLVPKSCKKEKQKENYINFYKDNIVSNNTLIRDINNVDTTIKSYLEKKINKEADE, from the coding sequence ATGCCAGCCAATATCAATTATTTATATAATTTCAAAAATCCAATACGATACTTCATTCAGATAGATAATCTACAATATCCTCGTAATATAGAAAATATGCCAATAGATTATTTAGCATGGAGTGAGCCTTTTAAATTTAGAATAAAAAAAACAAATGATAGTAAAAGAACACTAAAAATACCTAACATATTAAATTTTAATGCTGCGTATTATAAGTTTAAAAATTACCCTCATTTTGACAATATACAAGAATCTGATGATAAGCATAAAAGATTATCTGCCGATTTGGAAATAGGTGAATTTAAAACAGGTGAATTTGAACGACAATTAGCTTTAGATTTTAACAATCTATCTACTTTTGATACTTTATTAAAAGTAGATATAAAAGAATATTACGGAAGGATATACACACATAAATTAGACTTTGCCCATAGTGATGATGAAAGATTTTTATCAAACTTAAATATAGGGGCTACTAATGGTCTATTAATGGGCAATTATTTATCATTATATTTTGCTGAAAAATATTTAAGTAAAATAAGCAAAGAAATAGAAAAAAATATAGAAGAAAAAGGTATTAACTGCAAATTTTCTTACTTTTCTGATGATTTTTATTTCTTTTGTAATAAGAGAGACCATAAAGACATAATATCATTGTACGAAAAAATACTAGATAATTATGAATTAGAAAGAAATGATTTGAAAGTAGAAATTTGGACATATGAAACGTTCAATAGTTACAATATTATCGAACGATATTGGAGAAAAATTGTATCGTATTGTAATGAAAAAATAAAAGCTGAATCGAGTAAAAATAAATTAGTTTTTATAAATCAAATTATCTATAGAATTGCAAATATTCAAGATGATAAAATGAAAAAAACTTTTATTAATAATTTTTTTAAAAATATTTATTTTGTACAATTAGACTTGTCAAAATTTATGGTAACAGATTATAATAATCATCAATTGTTGTATCTATATAAGCTATCTCCAGAGGCATTACTTTATTCTATTTCTAAATTTAGACAAATGAATAAATTTGATTACAATAAATTTAAATTATTTTTTGAGATAAGGTATGAAGAATCACTAAAAGATTTATATCATGACGAACAATTATATTATTATTTTGCAATTAAAATTTATGGTTTTGATGACCTATTACAGCCAATGAAAGAATTAGTTATTAAATCTGAAAATCAAGTTTTAATATCTTACTATCTAAAAGAGAACCTATTTTCAGAGGAAGATTTAAGTTTTTTACAAAGCTTTAAAGATGAAAAATTCTGGTTTCAAAACTATCATTTAATTATATTTAAGAATGATTTACGTAATAATTTAACAGAAAGTATAACGAAATATCTAGTGCCAAAATCATGTAAAAAAGAAAAACAAAAAGAAAATTATATAAATTTTTATAAAGATAATATCGTCTCTAATAATACTTTAATTAGGGATATTAATAACGTAGATACAACCATAAAGAGTTATCTAGAAAAAAAGATAAATAAGGAAGCTGACGAATGA